The following proteins come from a genomic window of Shewanella halifaxensis HAW-EB4:
- a CDS encoding serine/threonine transporter: MDSVINKTENASAQVKVKSSWSKSDTLWVLGLYGTAVGAGTLFLPINAAQGGLIPLIIMALLALPMTFFAHRGLTRFVLSGSNPEAGITEVVEEHFGVGMGKVITLLYFFAIYPILLVYSVALTNTVESFMQHQLNIAPPNRATLALILIIGLIAVVRLGEQLIIKAMSVLVFPFVAVLLLLSVYLIPYWNTSIFNNVMPADGGISTILMALWLILPVMVFSFNHSPVISSFAVDRRKAHGENADKQCSRILAFSHILMVVTVMFFVFSCVFSLSPANLAEAKAQNVSILTYLANHFDTPIIAYVAPIVAIIAITKSFFGHYIGASEGFNGLIIKAARGKGKEVNLVTLNRVTAGFMLLTTWAVATINPNILGMIESLGGPIIALLLFIMPMYAIMKVPAMKQYSGAISNVFVVIIGLVSISAIFYSLVQ, encoded by the coding sequence ATGGACTCTGTAATTAACAAAACTGAAAATGCCTCGGCACAAGTCAAGGTCAAATCAAGCTGGAGCAAGAGCGATACTCTATGGGTATTAGGGCTCTATGGTACGGCCGTGGGGGCTGGCACCCTTTTCCTGCCAATTAATGCGGCTCAAGGTGGCTTGATCCCTCTCATTATCATGGCACTGCTGGCACTGCCAATGACCTTCTTCGCTCATCGTGGATTGACCCGTTTTGTGTTATCGGGTTCAAATCCAGAAGCTGGGATCACCGAAGTGGTAGAGGAGCATTTTGGCGTCGGTATGGGCAAGGTTATCACCTTACTCTACTTCTTTGCTATCTACCCGATTTTGCTTGTCTACAGTGTTGCGCTTACCAATACTGTCGAAAGCTTTATGCAACATCAGCTGAATATAGCACCGCCTAACCGCGCCACATTAGCCTTAATCTTGATTATTGGTTTGATCGCCGTGGTTCGCTTAGGTGAGCAGTTAATTATCAAAGCGATGAGTGTGCTGGTTTTCCCATTCGTTGCCGTCCTCTTGCTGCTTTCCGTTTACCTAATTCCTTACTGGAACACGTCAATATTTAACAATGTGATGCCAGCAGATGGAGGAATAAGCACTATCTTAATGGCATTGTGGTTAATACTGCCTGTGATGGTATTTTCATTTAATCACTCTCCGGTTATCTCCTCCTTTGCGGTCGATCGTAGGAAAGCTCACGGTGAAAATGCCGACAAACAGTGTTCACGGATCTTAGCGTTCAGCCATATCCTTATGGTTGTCACTGTGATGTTTTTCGTATTTAGTTGCGTATTTAGTTTATCTCCAGCCAATTTAGCAGAGGCGAAAGCGCAAAATGTGTCGATATTAACGTATCTGGCAAACCATTTTGATACGCCGATTATCGCCTATGTCGCGCCAATTGTTGCGATCATCGCTATCACTAAGTCATTCTTTGGCCACTATATCGGGGCGAGTGAAGGCTTTAATGGTTTAATCATCAAGGCTGCACGCGGCAAGGGAAAAGAGGTTAATCTTGTCACTCTGAACCGTGTTACCGCAGGTTTTATGCTATTGACCACGTGGGCCGTAGCCACAATCAACCCGAATATTTTGGGAATGATTGAAAGCCTAGGTGGACCAATCATCGCGCTGCTGCTGTTTATTATGCCGATGTACGCCATCATGAAAGTGCCGGCGATGAAGCAATACTCGGGTGCCATAAGCAATGTTTTTGTGGTGATTATCGGATTGGTATCAATCTCGGCAATCTTCTATTCATTGGTGCAGTAA
- a CDS encoding ISNCY-like element ISShha1 family transposase: MIIMDSRSQLIVDVIAKVTQGKISINSASQLLNKSRRTIERYLSRYRAEGIRFIVHGNKGRVPINRTPESLKKQVLHLIQTKYYDFNLQHLAELLAENEGLSIKRETLRGWAHEIKHVKRAKRRRSQVRKYRERMESPGLMLQMDGSPHRWFGDSRSCLIAIIDDATSDIHAEFYPSETTEGCMKVMKAYIEKRGLFKTLYVDRAGIFGGPKRCHFSQMQRACEELGIEIIFANSPQGKGRVERSFDTFQDRLVPELRLHNITDMHSANEYLQKVFIPIYWQQKITVKAKSKLSAFKAVPEHIDLDTICVYKEYRKVRRDHTFSYNNKMYVIDSPIRYSIVNQKLEIRCQFDGTFSVYFGHRKLHITELEEPPRGSEFGMEVQRKLDVVELAQTLGSVTKAAQVAGCSRQSIYTYQKVLEEEGVLGLKRINKPLKRNKNRIPQVTEEKIVELTLNNPYRTSLQLMTELKRDHNITVSSATIRNIWKREVMNTRELRVTRAASLNKEI; encoded by the coding sequence ATGATCATCATGGATTCTCGCTCTCAACTTATCGTTGATGTGATCGCCAAAGTCACCCAAGGTAAGATCAGCATCAACAGTGCCTCTCAGCTCCTCAATAAATCCCGTCGAACAATAGAACGTTACCTCAGTCGTTATCGGGCTGAAGGGATCCGCTTTATCGTGCATGGTAATAAAGGTCGTGTACCCATCAATAGAACGCCTGAGTCATTGAAAAAACAGGTGCTACACCTCATTCAAACCAAGTATTACGACTTCAATTTACAGCACCTTGCCGAATTGCTCGCTGAAAATGAAGGACTGAGCATTAAGCGTGAAACATTGCGAGGTTGGGCTCACGAGATTAAACATGTTAAACGAGCCAAACGTCGGCGCAGTCAAGTAAGAAAGTACAGAGAGCGTATGGAATCACCTGGGCTAATGCTGCAAATGGATGGTAGCCCTCATCGTTGGTTTGGTGATAGTCGATCGTGTTTGATTGCCATTATCGATGACGCAACGAGTGATATCCATGCTGAGTTTTACCCTTCAGAAACGACGGAAGGTTGCATGAAAGTCATGAAGGCTTATATCGAGAAGCGAGGACTTTTTAAGACGCTTTACGTCGACCGAGCAGGCATTTTTGGTGGTCCCAAGCGCTGTCACTTCTCTCAGATGCAACGTGCTTGTGAGGAGTTAGGGATCGAAATAATCTTCGCCAATTCTCCACAAGGAAAAGGTCGAGTTGAACGCTCTTTTGATACGTTCCAAGACCGACTGGTTCCTGAGCTTAGGCTTCACAATATTACCGACATGCACAGTGCGAATGAGTATCTTCAGAAGGTGTTTATCCCCATATATTGGCAACAGAAAATAACCGTGAAAGCGAAAAGTAAGTTGTCAGCCTTCAAAGCCGTTCCTGAGCATATCGACTTAGATACTATCTGTGTGTACAAGGAATATCGGAAGGTACGACGAGACCATACCTTTAGTTATAACAACAAGATGTACGTTATTGACTCGCCAATCCGATATTCTATCGTCAATCAAAAGCTTGAAATTCGCTGTCAGTTTGATGGGACATTTTCGGTTTATTTTGGCCATAGAAAACTTCATATAACAGAGCTAGAAGAACCACCAAGAGGCTCTGAGTTCGGAATGGAGGTTCAGCGTAAGTTGGATGTGGTCGAGCTAGCCCAAACCTTGGGTAGCGTGACCAAAGCTGCTCAAGTTGCGGGGTGCTCTCGGCAAAGTATCTATACCTATCAAAAGGTGCTGGAAGAAGAGGGTGTGCTGGGGCTTAAACGTATCAACAAGCCCTTAAAAAGAAACAAAAATCGCATTCCTCAGGTGACAGAAGAGAAAATCGTCGAGCTGACACTCAACAATCCATATCGTACTTCCCTCCAACTAATGACTGAGCTTAAAAGGGATCACAACATCACAGTAAGCAGTGCCACGATCCGAAATATCTGGAAGCGTGAGGTGATGAATACCAGAGAGCTTCGAGTTACACGAGCTGCATCCCTAAATAAGGAAATCTAG
- a CDS encoding arylsulfatase: MKLNKIMLTLLSVCTIASNPMMAYAKDHNETIDAQEPPNIILIVADDLGWTDLSRYGSEIQTPNIDLIAHEGIQFTDFHASVSCSPTRTMLLTGVDNHQAGMGNMSELLTEAQRGQPGYEGYINKDVVTLSEVLKNNNYNTYMAGKWHLGHQQTNWPYARGFERSFSTLEAGGSHWSDMTGLLAEIQETSTYVRDNKQLTELPRSFYSTTAYTDELMTYIREGKRNNKPFFGYLAFTAPHDPLHAPEPWLSEYEGVYDSGYEVLKAQRIKNSKKLGLISQDAPEPEMHPVVTPWKQLSKEQKMIETKAMETYAGMISNMDYNVGRLQRFLKDINEYDNTIFVFMSDNGANPWFSEEYPGNRGSSFLAQFDNSLENIGQPMSHYAYGAGWASASNGPLDRFKMTVSEGGIRVPLLISGPGINKRDDINGSFAYVTDLMPTLLDYANAKHPDTFNGRDVIDMQGKSMRQMLEGKKESVHSDSDVTSGEMRFGRWTRLGDFKAAMIPKPYGDGQWKLFNLVNDPGETNDLSKQYPQKLQQLTQEWDKYAERVGVIGK; encoded by the coding sequence ATGAAACTCAACAAAATCATGTTAACGCTGTTGTCCGTATGTACTATCGCGTCAAATCCAATGATGGCGTACGCGAAAGATCACAACGAGACTATCGACGCTCAAGAACCCCCCAATATTATCCTCATTGTTGCAGATGACTTAGGTTGGACCGACTTAAGTCGTTATGGCAGCGAAATACAGACACCAAATATTGATCTGATAGCCCATGAAGGTATTCAGTTTACCGACTTTCATGCATCAGTAAGCTGCTCACCGACCCGCACCATGTTGCTAACTGGCGTGGATAACCATCAAGCGGGTATGGGAAATATGAGTGAGCTATTGACCGAGGCCCAAAGGGGACAGCCTGGCTACGAAGGCTATATAAACAAAGATGTTGTCACTTTGTCTGAGGTATTAAAGAACAACAATTATAACACTTACATGGCAGGTAAATGGCATTTGGGTCATCAGCAAACAAACTGGCCGTATGCGCGTGGGTTTGAACGCTCATTTAGCACACTTGAAGCCGGGGGGAGTCATTGGTCTGATATGACAGGTTTGTTGGCTGAAATACAGGAAACATCGACGTATGTTCGTGACAACAAGCAATTAACTGAGCTACCAAGAAGTTTTTATTCCACAACGGCCTATACCGATGAGTTAATGACCTATATCCGAGAAGGTAAGCGCAATAACAAGCCCTTCTTTGGATACTTGGCATTTACAGCACCACATGATCCTTTGCACGCGCCTGAACCTTGGTTGAGTGAGTATGAAGGGGTTTATGATTCAGGATATGAAGTATTAAAAGCGCAGCGTATCAAAAATAGTAAAAAGCTTGGGCTAATTAGTCAGGACGCCCCAGAGCCAGAGATGCACCCCGTTGTTACGCCATGGAAGCAGCTCTCCAAAGAGCAAAAAATGATAGAAACTAAAGCGATGGAAACATACGCTGGCATGATCTCCAACATGGACTACAACGTTGGCCGATTACAGCGTTTTCTGAAAGACATCAATGAATATGATAATACCATTTTTGTTTTCATGAGTGATAACGGCGCTAACCCATGGTTCTCAGAAGAGTATCCGGGGAACAGAGGCAGTTCATTTTTAGCTCAGTTTGACAATAGCTTAGAAAATATTGGCCAACCGATGTCACATTATGCCTATGGCGCGGGATGGGCTTCTGCAAGCAACGGTCCTTTGGACCGCTTTAAAATGACTGTCAGTGAGGGAGGCATTAGAGTTCCCTTGCTGATCTCTGGCCCAGGCATAAACAAGCGCGATGATATTAACGGTAGTTTCGCTTATGTGACTGATCTTATGCCAACGCTGCTCGATTATGCCAATGCAAAACATCCTGACACCTTTAATGGGCGTGATGTGATAGATATGCAGGGTAAATCAATGCGCCAAATGCTTGAGGGGAAAAAAGAGTCGGTTCATAGCGACAGTGATGTCACCAGTGGCGAAATGAGGTTTGGCAGATGGACGAGATTAGGAGACTTTAAAGCCGCGATGATCCCAAAGCCATACGGTGATGGTCAATGGAAATTGTTTAATCTTGTAAACGATCCAGGAGAAACGAACGATCTATCCAAACAGTATCCACAAAAACTGCAGCAACTTACGCAAGAATGGGATAAGTATGCGGAGCGTGTTGGTGTTATTGGAAAATAA
- a CDS encoding LysR family transcriptional regulator translates to MEREIDLNLLKMLVLLNKYRNMKLVGRKLGKTESAISKSLSRLREHTNDKLFVRGAAGLEPTEFTSSLIPKITQALDLIDDAFLSTQFDPKEYKKPITIALNGITFESNGTEIYQKVHSSFPNAEIRLQSWSNSTKELIIEGEIDIGIQLFDASLNQSISKYCIEMKLDLWCTNLMENLSGVK, encoded by the coding sequence ATGGAAAGAGAGATTGATCTGAATTTATTGAAAATGCTCGTCCTCTTGAATAAATATCGTAATATGAAGCTCGTTGGCAGAAAACTAGGCAAGACAGAAAGTGCAATAAGCAAGAGTCTATCAAGGCTTAGGGAGCACACTAACGATAAACTGTTTGTGCGTGGCGCAGCCGGACTTGAACCGACGGAGTTCACATCCAGCCTCATTCCAAAAATCACTCAGGCGTTAGATCTAATTGATGACGCGTTTTTAAGCACCCAGTTTGATCCAAAGGAATATAAAAAGCCCATCACAATCGCACTGAATGGCATTACATTTGAGTCAAATGGAACTGAAATTTACCAAAAAGTACACTCAAGCTTTCCTAATGCAGAAATTCGATTGCAGTCCTGGAGTAACAGCACCAAAGAGTTAATCATTGAAGGCGAAATAGATATAGGTATACAACTGTTTGACGCGAGTCTCAATCAATCTATCAGCAAATATTGTATAGAGATGAAATTGGATTTGTGGTGCACCAATCTCATGGAAAACCTAAGTGGAGTGAAGTGA
- a CDS encoding iron-containing alcohol dehydrogenase — protein sequence MPKPTLFTGEGSSLELCDAMAHMGMKRVLIVTDSVLIKLGLLDAIQSRLTDSNVEYVIYDGVLPDPTYTQVESGLALYNRHRCDSILAVGGGSPIDAAKVIAARVNNHRKIEKLTGLFRVWRAPAPLFAIPTTAGTGSEVTIAAVVSDPLTHKKTPLIDPKLVPMMASLDASLMTGLPPHVTSATGMDALTHAVEAFISMNASADTDAYAIAATRLIMQNLSKVVMDGSDIEARHNMAMASYYAGLAFTKASLGYVHAISHNLGAKYGTPHGLANAIVLPYVLDYSKEEIVPRLAELSRICGLGKDCDSDEELAQVFIEHIQGMLNEYGIASQLDTLKVEDVPELARAALKEAHFNYPVPKYMDQLQCEALIRQMLVV from the coding sequence ATGCCGAAGCCAACCCTTTTTACCGGCGAGGGTTCATCATTAGAACTGTGTGATGCCATGGCACATATGGGGATGAAGAGGGTACTTATTGTCACCGACAGCGTTTTGATTAAGTTGGGGCTTTTAGATGCAATTCAAAGCCGCCTAACGGACAGTAATGTTGAATATGTCATCTATGATGGTGTGCTGCCCGATCCTACCTATACCCAGGTAGAGTCCGGCTTAGCCCTCTATAATCGTCATCGTTGCGATTCCATTTTGGCCGTCGGCGGGGGCTCGCCGATTGATGCCGCAAAAGTGATCGCCGCAAGAGTGAATAACCATCGAAAGATAGAGAAGCTCACCGGCCTATTTCGGGTATGGAGAGCGCCTGCGCCGCTGTTTGCCATACCGACAACGGCGGGGACGGGATCAGAGGTGACTATCGCCGCAGTGGTTTCCGACCCCTTGACTCATAAGAAGACACCACTTATCGATCCAAAGCTTGTGCCTATGATGGCTTCGCTGGATGCGTCGTTAATGACGGGTTTGCCGCCTCATGTGACGAGTGCAACGGGGATGGATGCACTGACTCATGCCGTCGAGGCGTTTATCTCTATGAACGCTTCAGCCGATACCGATGCCTACGCGATAGCGGCGACGCGCCTTATCATGCAGAACTTATCGAAAGTGGTTATGGATGGCAGCGATATCGAGGCGCGGCACAATATGGCGATGGCCTCTTATTACGCAGGTCTGGCGTTTACCAAGGCAAGCCTAGGTTATGTGCACGCTATCTCTCATAATCTGGGGGCTAAATATGGCACCCCACACGGTCTGGCCAATGCCATCGTCTTGCCCTATGTTCTCGATTATTCAAAGGAGGAGATAGTGCCCCGTCTGGCCGAACTCTCACGCATCTGCGGTCTTGGTAAGGACTGTGATAGTGATGAGGAGCTGGCGCAGGTATTTATCGAGCATATTCAGGGGATGCTCAATGAGTATGGCATCGCTTCGCAGCTCGATACCCTTAAGGTTGAAGATGTGCCAGAGTTAGCTAGGGCGGCGCTGAAGGAGGCGCATTTTAACTATCCGGTGCCCAAATATATGGATCAGCTTCAGTGTGAGGCGCTTATCAGGCAGATGCTAGTGGTGTAA